CCTCGGGCGGCACCGCCATCGGACCCCAACCGGAGGAGCCGGCCTACGTGGTCCTGGAGACCCGCGGGCACACGGCGACGGAGACCCTGGCGGCGCTGCGCGACGTCACCAGCCGGGATCTGTTCCTGGGGCAGCTCATGGTGGTCGGCGTCAGCGACCGGCTGGCCCGCCGGGGCATCGGCCCCCTGCTGGAGTTCCTCATGAACGACACCGACATCCCCCGCGCGGCGTGGTTCGTGGTCGGCCGGGGCGATCCCAAGCGGGTGATGACCATCAAGCCGCCGCAGCAGACCTTCCCCGAGTTCTACCTGGACGACGTGTTGCGTGCCCGCAGCAAACCCGCAGGGGTGCTGGGGCTGCCCTACTGGCGGCTGTGGGTGACGACCCTCAACCCGGGGCGGGACGCGGTGGTGCCGCTGGTGGAGGGGGGCCCCGAGGGCCAGATGCGCGTGGCCCGGGCCGCCGTCTTCCGCGGCCAGCGCATGGTGGGCGTCCTGAGCGCCGAGGAGACGCGCCTGCTGGCGCTGACCCGCGACGCCCGCAACACCGCCTGGCAAGTCCCCATGGGGCGGGGCCGCAGCATCAGCCTCCGTCCGCTGGGCGTCTGCGCCGACATCGTGCCCCTCTCGCCGGCGGCGGACGGCTCCCCCCGCTTCCGCTTCGACGTCGAGGTGAACGCCATCCTGATGGAGGCCCACGGCTTCTCGGGCCCCCATCACCGCCTCTTCGAGCGTCACGCCACCACGGCCCTGACCCGGTCCGTCCGGCGGCTGATCGACCGGCTGCAGCGCCTGGGCGCCGACCCGTGGGGCTTCGGGGAGCGGTGGCGGATCGCCCACCCGGATGCCTTCGCCCGGCAGCCCTGGCACAGCCAGTGGCCCCGCGCCGAGGTGGACGTCCAAGTCCGGGTCAACATCAGCCGGGGCGGCGCGTTCCACTGACCACTGAAGCCCCCCGATTGGCCCGGCTCGGTCGGACCTCTTTGCCCGGCTCGGTCGGACCTCTTTGCCCGGCTCGGTCGGACCTCGGGCACCCCACGGGTCAGCCGGACGCCCGGGCAGCCGGACGCCCGGGTCGGCCCGCCGTGCCCCTGCATCGCACCTGCCGCCTCCGCCCACCTTTCCCGGGCGGGGCCGATGTGCTATGCCGGTATCGGAATTGGTTCGTTCCCCGAAGGATCGGTGGCCGCCCGCGGACCGCCCCGGTGGGACGTCGCCGTCGCCGTGGTCGGGCGTGGCGGCGTCGGCCAGACGGTGCGGCGACATCGGGGTCAGGCTCGACTGGCGCCGGGCGCGGGCGGTGAGGGGTCGGAGGCAGTCGGCGGCCCGCCGCGCCCGTCGGCGTCCTCGGCAGGTCGACCCGCCGGTGCGCTGGCCGTCGGGCGGGTCGGCGGCGC
The sequence above is drawn from the Thermaerobacter sp. FW80 genome and encodes:
- a CDS encoding Ger(x)C family spore germination protein — protein: MAAFLLAGCWDLEEIDRRTVVLGLVFDLAPGGGWRMLATVPDPRALVPSGGTAIGPQPEEPAYVVLETRGHTATETLAALRDVTSRDLFLGQLMVVGVSDRLARRGIGPLLEFLMNDTDIPRAAWFVVGRGDPKRVMTIKPPQQTFPEFYLDDVLRARSKPAGVLGLPYWRLWVTTLNPGRDAVVPLVEGGPEGQMRVARAAVFRGQRMVGVLSAEETRLLALTRDARNTAWQVPMGRGRSISLRPLGVCADIVPLSPAADGSPRFRFDVEVNAILMEAHGFSGPHHRLFERHATTALTRSVRRLIDRLQRLGADPWGFGERWRIAHPDAFARQPWHSQWPRAEVDVQVRVNISRGGAFH